TTCTAGAAAATTCTGTTGGCTGGTTGGGCACGTGTCTGGTGCCCGCCTCTTGATTCATCAAGTGTGCCAGGTGGAGTCAGGGGTCTTTAGgagctccctcctcccacctgtaCCCCACGACCACCACAGGTGTTCTCGAAAATGGACAATAGAGAGATGGGATTAGAAGTCATTCCTTGTCTCAAGAAATTTACTCTTAGAGGATGACCAAATGGACATTAGATTGATATTTGGTGATTAGTACTAAGAAGAAAACTTAATAAGACACATGACATATGACTGCTGACTTAATATTTAGTAAATTGttgattgaaaatatatttatttccctttgttttctacAGTGGTTGGAGAAAAGGAGAAGACAAATAATGCCGTAAATGTTCGAACAAGAGACAACAAAATTCATGGAGAGATTTCAGTAACTTCTGCCATTGATAAATTGAAGAATCTCAAGAAATCACGTACCCTGAATGCTGAGGAAGAATTCTGAAGTCCTTTCCTTGTGCTCACATCTGTGTAACCTTGTTCTGAACCCTGAACATGCATTTTCCTTAATTACCATTTGTACTTCTTCTGAGAACTTAGGACCCACTGTCTGGTCCACTGATGGGCACAGTGAGAAGTGAGATGGGGAAGGAGTGGCTGATATGCACAAAATCTGATTCACTAATGTGTCTGCGGACAATGAGAGGATAAGTGtgggaaattttaaatttcccAAATACCTTGAGAGACTTCAATGGGAAAATGTCATTCATCAAAGAGGGAAATACTAGGAAATGAGCATTATGGGATGTTACTGTTAAGAATTCTGATTTTCAAAAGATAAGTTTCAAATAAAAGTCTGCAAAGCTTTTTGAATATGGGGtgatattattttctaataacATTATGTCTCAggtattttttaactgaagttaTACTAAAGTTCACactgaaactttatttttcttatttttggctacacctcacagcatgtggaacttccctgaccagggatcgaacccatgctccctgaaGTGGAAATGTGGAGCCTTAACCtccggaccaccagggaggtcctgaaactttattttcaaaatcgGAATCAAATTGTTTTAACTAACCAACAATCACAAAGAAGAAGCTAGTACTAAATATTGGATTACTAACAAAGGATTCTGAACTCAAAGAAATTCAGTGTTGTGCAATCTTCTGTAGTTTCCACTATAGGATAAGAGTTGCCATTTTAATTCTTCTAAATAAATGACAATTGAACCTTATTtatctttagaaaaaataaactctCAAATAAAATGTGTTATGTAGTGCTTCCAGGGTTTCACCTATAGGTTTATACCATAATAATTTGCTCCCCTAGAGTTAAATTACTCTTCTGATGGGATGACATTCCACTGATTTACATACTCAAGTGGGTTTCTGATTTTAACTGAGAGGAATACCTTACTGCTCAGAACTGAATTAAAATGGCTTTATGTCAGTAGTGAATTTAGCTACCAATCAAGCagtattttttgtgtttatttggtTATGTGCTGTggaattcaaaataaatttaagaccTGCTCTCTCTTCTGTACACACTTATCATTTAGCTTCCTGAAGAGTTGGAAGAGGAACCAGTAGAGCTGACCGTGAACAACAGGATTGAACTGCACGGGTCCACTTACCCGTGGGTTTTTTTCAATAGCAAATACTAGAGTATACACAATTCTACCCGCAGTTGGTGGAATCTAAGGAGGTGGAGTCACCGATAGGGAAGAACCGCATGAGAAGGGCCCGCTCTAAGTTACACTGCACCCCTCACCCcgaagttgttcaagggtcaggcCTGTGTGATGCTGGAAGGTGCAGATTGTGTGATGTACCTGTTTAAGCTAACTTAAATTAATTGAGGCCAAGCACTATTCGATACATTCCTTGAATTCACCAAACGTGCTAGTGAGGCAGGGGGTGTCAGAAgactctccatccccaccccagacAACCTTGTGTTGGGTGGGCGGGGAGAGGGAGGCCCGTGCGCAGCCCAGCACGAAGGTTGCTGCGGTGGAAACAGGTGCGGTGGGAACAGGTGCGGATCGCTGTGCCGGCCGCGGGGAGCCGCGGCCTGGGAGCAGCTCCCTCCCGGGGTGGGCCTCCTCCAGGGGGGTCTGGGGGCCTGAGACCCGCGGCCGCACTTCAGTCCGGCCTCTCCCCGCCTTCGAGGAGCGTCTCTGAGGACTGGTTAGACATCCGGGCAGAGCGGGCCTGGAGAGATGCTCGCGGGACGCCAACCGGGCCGTGGGGTCGCGGGGAGTGGGTCCTTGGGGGCCACCTGGCACACCTGGGGTCCTTACCGAGCAGTCTgggccagtttcctcatctgtaaacaagAGGCTTTTTAGTCTGACAAAAACGTAACGTCGTCAAACCTCCGCACGGTACCAAGCGCACAGCAGCCGTTTTTGTCTCTAAACGTACAGATCCGGCCACAGGTAAACAGCGGCCAACTTCCCACATTTCTCCGCCTCTGCTCTCGATCCCTCAGGTGTAACTTTCGAGGTCCAGGTGACCTTTCCGTGTCTCCAGCCGCCGGGGGAGAGGTGAACGCCTTGTCACAGGCGCTGGCAGCGATCTGGCACCTGGCAGTCCTAGGAGGCGGGGCGCGGGGAACTCGGGAGGAGGGGCCGCGCCTGCGCCGTGGAACCCCcggacccgccccccccccacctcttgGCCCGGCGTCCCCCACGGCCCGGAAGTGCTTCCGCTGGCAAGATGGCGGCTGCAGGGGGTCTCCTGTGGGGCCTGCGCCGCCTGTGTCGCGTGCTACTGTTCCTCTCGCAGTTCTACATTCTCTCGGGCGGCGGTGAGTTGGGGGCAGGGGTCTGCGCCGGGCCGGGCTGAGGGGTGGGGAACCCAGGACCGCGGGGACTGTCGGCCTGGGCCCTCGGGCGGAGGCTGAGTGCGGGCGGAGGGCACGGGTTGCTACAGCCGAGTCCGGCGCGTCCTGCCGCCACCTCTCGGCTCAGGGAGCCGGAGCCGCGAGCCTCGAACTGTGGGCCTGGGGGCTCGGCCGGGGACGCAGAGCTGGGTCTCGGCACCGCCCGTCGTCTCCAGTTGCCCGCAGACCTAAACTGGTGTCGACCCCATTGGGTTTCATGTTCAGTTTCCCGGCGGTCAGGCCGAGATGTTTGCCCAAGCAGCTGTGGGCCTGACGCGATGCACACACAGCCTGAGGTCTTCGTTTCTCTAATCATAGGGTCCTTCAGTGTAGAGCCTTCGCAGCCGCTGGCTCAGTCCGACAAGGATCCGGGCCCCACACGTACGTTCACAGTAGTGCCCAGGGCAGCAGGTACTAGACGTTTTGTCTTCTAGTAAACGTGTATATTTGTATCTAGtgatctcttccttttctttttggataAAATTTCTTGTAGAATATGAAATCACTTTCCATGTTTTGAACATTTTATTGATTGCATTTTAGATTATGTGAACTAAAGGCAGATGCATACCTTTTCTGTAGACAGTCTTGGTATTTCAGTACCTTTTGACATTCCTGTCTCATCTTTTTCCAGTCACAGGCTCCCCATTTCCATCTctttatttcaagtttttttttttttccgcttcATCCATCAAGATAACCTTCAACCAATGCTTCTTTCCCTTCAGAAAATTTCTTGTGCTTTTGGAACCCTGTTCCTGATGTTGGATATTATTAAAGGCTCCCCCAGGGCTGTGTGAAATGGAGGGATTGCAGAGGGACTGGTACAGACTTGGCATCTATTTCTGGTGGTGCTGCTGGAAGCTGGAGCAAAATATTCACCTTTTTGGGTTtcggttttctcatctttttaaGGTAGTGGGGTTGTCCTGGCCCTGTAAACTCTTGGCTTTGTGATTCTAAGTGCCCATCCTCCAGCCACGGTAGTAataggaacaaaagaaaagaaaattttcttttcttttgttcctatTTCAAAAGGGTATAATAGGAATTATACCCTTTtgtaggtattttgtagaattgCCCACTTAATAGTGACTTTAAGTAGGACCAGTTTTAAATGAGTATTAGTGTGTTTTGCTAAATGGAACTTTGGTCTCTGTAGTTTCATCCCTTTAGAGTTCCATTACTTAAGTAAATTGAAACTGGCAGATGTATTTTACTGATTCTATAAAAGACTACTAGAAGACAGCAGCATACTTGAGTTTAAACCTAAGATTATTTTATAGAGAAAGCACAAGAATTTTTTACTctcttggactttttttttttttttttttttttttgcggtacgcgggcctctcactgctgtggcctctcccgtcgtggagcacaggcgccggacgcgcaggctcagcagccatggctcacgggcccagccgctccgcggcatgtgggatcttcctggaccggggcacgaacccgtgtcccctgcattggcaggcggactcccaaccactgcgccaccagggaagacctcttgGACGTTTTTGAAAGCTTCTCTTCCTGAGAATACTGGTTGCAATTTTGATCCTCTCTTAAGTGATAGTAATATATTATACTCCCAGCTAGGCTGGCTGGAGAACCTTACTGCAACCCACTGAATAAGTTACTAATATAAAGAACTATTTTGAACTTTGGTACTGTAAAATTGTAAATGTTACTTGCAGACGGTGGCTTGTTGAAGTACCAAAGCGGAATAATGACAGGACGTTTTTCTAGGGTTGGTACCTTGTTGTACCGATTGATTCACTTAGAGGGTTAGGGGCTTCACTTACAAATTCGTGAATTCAAATGAAAAGAACATTGGATTGGAAACTGAGAGATTTGGGCTCTGGTTCCAGTTTTGCCGTCCCTCTGTGATCTTGAACGAACTTTATCATCTGTAagccttcatttttttcatcttgtaaCATGATAGACTTTTTGAGGTCCTAATTTATTCCTAGCACTGTATATATGTTATGCTCATGATTGTGTTCTTTAAGCTTAGAAAATTGCTTTCCTCTGTTATTGTAATCAGTATTCCAAGAGAATAAGCTTCTCTCTCACCTCTCACAGAAAGCACCGATATCCCACCTTATATGATGAAGTGTCCGAGCAATGGTTTGTGTAGCAGACTTCCCGCAGACTGTATAGAGTGCAAGACCAATTTCTCCTGTGTCTATGGGAAGCCTGTCACTTTTGACTGCACAGTCAAACCTTCTGTTACCTGTGTTGTAAGTACTGCAGCTTACTTATTCTTAATAAACTGATGGTAAAGCTCGAGTTATAAGTAGAGTTTAGACTTGACTATGGAGGAAATTCAGACAGTGCTCtgcattttaaaagtaagatttGAGGAATAAAGTCAACTTCATCAGAAGATGGAAACTTCCATCTCCAAGTAAGGTTTGGTTACAAGGGTTCAGATAGCAAGTTTTTGACATAAGGATAAATTGAAGCAATTGTCAGACTTCTTACAAAAAGTAGGAAATAGAAAAGGCTCAAACGCACCAACTGTTGCCCATTAGAAATGACCCTGTTACAGTGGTCACACCTGCAGCCCATCTCTGATATGTTGACAGCCAGGAAGGAGCCTACAAAGGCTTCCACAGCCGATGTTCCTTAGCGTGCTCTCAGGATACCTGCTTCAGAAGGCAGCCCCACACCTGTTGAATGTGACGAGGGCAGGGAGACTCACATATCTGCATTTTTGAACCATTGGACCAGGGAAATTACTGCAAACTTCATTGTAGTCCTAGCATGTGGGTGAGATAGAGAGTAGAAATGAATAATGAGGCAGTGTTTTACTCTTGGACCTGCCATGACTAGCTCTGTGATTTAGTCATCTGTCTCTTGTTAAACCAGGAGATGGGCCCAGAACAGCTTTTCCTAAAGTGTTTCCATGGCGCCCTCTTTCTGGGAGATGGTCAAGGAGGAAAACACAGATTCCATAACcatattctttctctctgtcttttttcttttttttaagggaagcAGTAGGAagcaagatttttcttttaattaatgtattaatttatttatctttggctgcattgggtcttcattgctgtgcacagactttctctagttgtggcgattggaggctactcttcgttgcggtgcacaggcttctccttgcggtggcttctcgttgcggagcacaggctttaggtgctcaggcttctgtagttgtggcgcatgggcttcagtagttgtggctcttgggctttagagtgcaggctcagtagttgtggcgcacgggtttaattgctctgcggcatgcgggatcttcccggaccagggctcgaacccctgtcccctgcattggcaggcagattcttaaccactgcgccaccagggaagcccaccatatTCTCTTTTGCAGATTCCCTTTGACCCAGCGATTCTAACTTACTTGAACAAGATACCTTTCCCCTTCGGTTTTTTGGAACTTGGTCTGCAGAGGGCTAGATTAGAAAGTTCCTTCCACCCCCAGGctctttctctatttctcctGAGGTCTAGTATCAGGAGAGGGCATGAGGGAGGCTTCACTCCAAAGGGGAAATGAGATTTTATGTGTTCTCAGTGTCTGGACATAGTGTTTGTAACTgtcagtatttgtcattctcttatATCAGAGTTACCCTTTAAAGTGTGCTGGAAAATTGAACTAGTTGCTGGGTAATCTTCATGACTGACCTTGGATTATCAGTTAGTCTCTGTTGCTGTATCTTACATAGAATTTTCTTCCTACTTACGTAATGGCGAAACCTGTTTGAAGGCTCTTGAAATTGCATACTTCATGGGTCTGGCAGATAGTAGGTACCTtgtgaaaaatcagaaaactgACGGCTGAGGAGAGCTTTTCCAGAATTAGCCTCCTTTGTTTGCCTCAGTGTCTTTGACATTCATCTCTCACAGCTGGTTCCTGAATGAAACATAGTTCtcaatttcttccttctttaggTGTTCCAGAAACAAGTAGTTTCATTTAGCGGAAAATAGCAGAGAATAGGAGAAATTACAAAGCTTACGGAAGTTTCTGAATTCCTGGGTCCTGGTCCTTCCTTGGTGCATCCTCACCCCTTGGCTGAGGTGTGCCCTGGATGggttccttcccttctcctccccaggTGCTTTCACCTCACCTGCTTCCTGACTAGCCAGTCATCACGAATCCTGTAAAGTAGCAGGTGCCCAGCCCGCAAGTGTGGCATTTGAAGGCGGCCTCAGGAGCGTCttgttgtctgtttcttcttaaaaatgaagAGCAGTCAAATAATTGGCTGTCAGGAACCACGGGCCCCAGGACTGCTGCGGGCAGGTGATCTGGGGCCGGCCGTGCATTCTTCCCTTGTTTGTTTAATGACCACCTGTAGGATCCTGTCTCGCTAAATAAGTTAGCATTTCAGGAAGAAATAAGCTGTGACCATCTGCATACGCAGGTGCACATGCAAATGCTCATCCTTTCGCTGTGCTGCACtcagctctctccctccctcccgcaccttattttgaacttcatattaatggaaagaaagaaactcttCTTGTCCTTCTAATGCATACTGCATAGGGACTCAGAGCAAGGGAACCTTACCTAGATTACACTAGTCAAAGAAATTGTTTTATAATGGCCCTGTTAAGTATATAAATagaaattaatgcaaaaatcctGCAACCCCTTTCATATCAGCTAGCTCCTGCTCCAGCTATGATGGGAGCTATCAAGCCAGTTACCTCAGCTGGAAATGTGCTTGATAGAAACGCTGCTTTCTGTTCCTTGGAGAAGAGCTCAGTCTGCTAGTGTATTTGAAGCAAGTTTAATTCCTTCAGATAGGTTCTGTATCCTTACTAATGACAGCTGTTTCACAAAAGGAAAGGTAACAAATCTTTTTACTACAGGTGAGCTTTTGTTGGGATCTATACTTTTTTGTGGTGTGAAATGGATTCAGTAAATGCTGGGGTGCCTGCATAGCTGTATGGAAAAAAGTGGAATCCTGTTTTATCCAAAGTAAATTCCAGATCAAAGATTTaatgtgaaaaagtgaaaccacaaAGTACCAGAGAAAGCATGAGATAGTTTTGTTATAATCTCAAAGTAGGGAATATTTTTCTaagtatgaaataaaatttagaagcCATAAAAGAAGGAATTGATAGATTTGACTACTAAAAATTAGAGCTTTCTGCATGACCTAAAAAAAAGCATGAAGGCCAAAGATAAATGACAAACTAGGAAGAAGTATTTCTAACACATGTGACAAATAATGCActaatatccataatatataaagactTCCAAAAAGCCAATTAGAAAAAGATGACAGTCCTTTAGAGAAATGGTTTTAGGACATGAACAGGTGgttcataggaaaggaaatacaaTTGGACTTTCAATGcatgaaaaaaagtttaatttttctcatgattaagtACAAATCAATGCGTTTTTTAaactatcagattggcaaaacaATCAAAAAGTTTAACACTCTGAGTTCTTAAGGGTATAAGGAACAAACACTCCTGTATCTTGTTAGCAGACGGGTAGGTTAGTCAGCCTCTTGTGAGCACTTTGTCTTATCTCTGAAACTTATAGATGCACATAagctttgacccagcaattccatatTTAGGAATTTATCTTACAGATATTACATTATTGCACATGTATGCAAATAAATATACCTAAGGATATTCTTACCTGCTTTGTTCACACAGGCAAGATTGGAAACAAGCCGAATGTACAAAAGAGAACAGTTTAATTTATGGTCCATTGTGTAGTGAAATAAATACATTGCAGCCATTGAGAAGAACTAGGCAGCTCTAGGGATATTTATCAATATCTATAGAATTAAGCAAAAAGTAAATATCAGTGggaacattaaattaaaaaaaaaaaaaaaaaacgtatctGACGTAAACGTGCCCATGCATAGAACAGACTCCCTGGAAGGCCAGAGTGGGTGAGCGGTGGTGCTTGGTGCTGGGGAGGGCAGTGCTGCTGAGGGCCGGGCTGCACCAGCCTCCTCCTCACTCTCCTGTTGTCTCTGGGAGTTTGTACCACGTACACTTATTACctagttttaaaaaacaattgatAAGAAACGTGTTATGGATGCATCACTAGAAATATGCAGACATTTAAAACAATATTGCTTAAATCACGTGGTGCCTTACTCAGTTTCAAATACTGTCCATAATAGGAGTTTTGCATTAatcaaaaaagttaataaatataatacttCCAGAGGTGATTGTGTTACCCCTTAaatatgattttgaaaaatatttattacagtaTAATGTCAAGTGGATACAAAATGTTTTCAGTATAATTCCACGTATGTAAATCTGTACTataggaaggaaaaatgaaagaaggtTAAAAGTGCTTGTCTCTGGAGAGGTTACAGGttttttctgtaatttccaaATGTGCAACATATAAGAACATGGACTGCTCTTATaggcagaaaacaaaataaggaCATTTAAAATTGAAACGAAAAAATTCTCTGGTCTCAAAGTTCAGGGCCCACAGTGAACACTTGCTCATCAGCCTCTCTATGCAGTTCATTCTAAGTTGGGAGTGGTTTTCTGGGGCTGCCTATGGGCCGGTCCTGCTGGGTGCTCGTGGGTGTGTGACAGCAGTGACAGCCCTGGGGCTCTGGGCCACTCGCAGGGCAGCTCCTAGGGAAGAGTTGAGACCCGGTGGCCAGGCTGTTCCTCCAGGAACAGGGCTCCTGCGTTCTGCACGGGCTTGCAGCTCCATGACCCTGAGCATAGGGACTCTCTGCCCTTTGAACTCTCTGACTCCGAGGCTTTATAaagtacattttccttttttctgtgttATAAAAGTACACGTGCATTATTAAAAATTTAGCCAAAGTAACAGTGATGAATACTCTTATCATTCTGAAATAACCTTTGTTACTTTGTTGTGCATTTACCTAGATGTTTTTTGTTAGGTATATGTTTTTGGTTGTATGTTTATGATCATAGGATCATAGCATATACATTTGTATTGTGTACATATTGGTTTGATACCTGTTTTTCTGCCACTTCCTCCTAGGTCATAAAGTATTTTAGACATTTGGTGCCATGTGACTGTGTAGTTTTATTGACCTATTAACAAACTACTGTATTATGATTGAATAGTTCTGTGTCCTTTGGTACGTAGGATCAAGACTTCAAATCCCGAAAGAGCTTTGTCCTCAACATGACTTGCAGGTTCTGCTGGCAGCTTCCGGAAACCGACTACGAGTGCTCCAGCTCCACCAGCTGCATGGCAGTGTCCTGCCCGCGGCAGCGCTACACGGCCAACTGCACTGTGCGGGACCATATCCACTGCCTGGGTAGGTCAGTGTTAAGGGAATCTGTGAGCAAGATATTTTTCTCTAGGCTTATTTATGGAACTGTAACCAGAAACTTgagaattaaattttaattgttttgtcagaaatatttattaacactATTTTAGTTAtgccagttttattttaaaatgtaatatttgataaaacaaaaaatgtgtaAGGTATAAAGCATAACGTATAATTGAGTTTCACCCAAATTAACAACTAAAGCAGCGTGATGCCATTGAAATTACCAGAGTGTGTTTCCTGCACCCAGTTACCCTGCCTCTTCTTCAGAGGTAACCACCCTTTTGGATGTTCTTAGCATCtcacttccttttctttaaattttttgtagTTCTATCACATGAATGTACTAGAATATAATGTAAATTATTCAGTAGTGCATGTTTTAGAATTGTATAATATAGACTGTTTATGGTCTTCTGAGACCGTCTTTCAACATCATGGCTCTAAGATTCTTCCATTTGTCTTctcttattactatttttttaacttctgtatAATAACTTGTAAGATTGTATCATAgtttatcctttctccactgtatttggattatttacagtttttttccttacAAATTGTGCTGCTGTCAAAGCTTTTGTCCATGTCTCCTGGTTGCACATGTGCAGGAGTTTGTCTGGCATACACTGTCTTGCGGTTGTAtccgtttacattcccaccagtggtaCACAACTGTTGGTGATgatccacatcctctccaatactTGTTATCCCtacgttttgtttttttttcttacagactTCTAggaattcttttatattttgggtAGTAACCTTTTGGTGTCCCTAACATCCTCTCCCAGATTTTAACTTCCCCCCCGCCCCTTTCTTTTGATATCTTTTGAACAGAACTTTAAATTTTTAGTTAGTTGAAGTTTTTAGTCTTTCAGAGTTAGCCCTTTTTTGTTGTAAGAAATCTTTTCCTACTCCAGATTCATAATTTCCTGTACGttcttttaaaagttgtaaaTGTGGCCTTTCACGTTTAGGTCTCTAGTCCCCTGGGGTTGGTTtggtgtatggtgtaaggtggatTCAGTCTCACTTTTTCTGGCTGGGACAGCCCAGTGTCCCAGGACTCCTGGGCGCTCTGTGGGCCCGCTCCCTTCCCGGTGCCTGGTTTGTCTTTCTCAGCCCCACATTACCCACGTTTTCACAGCAGGTGGGATGTTTTACCTTCTTCAAGCTGTGATCCTCACAAAACTGATTTAAATGTTGAGTCTGTGCTCATAGACAGTCAGGGCTTTCTTTTTACCATTCATTGTAGTGAACATTTACTTCTGTAAAGAAAGTTGACCTTTTAGATTGTAAATCACAAGGCCCCTAGTTATAATTTAGTCTCTGTGTGAGAGTATTTTTATACCCATGTTTTTATGTGGagtgttttcccttttttaaggTAACCGTACTTTTCCGAAAATGCTGTACTGCAACTGGACTGGCGGTTATAAGTGGTCTACTGCTCTGGCTCTGAGGTAAGCTCTGTTTCTAGTAAGTCGGATGCCATTTGGATTTCACTGGGGTTGGTGAGCTCTTCCAAGCTCCTCCTCCATCCACTCAGATCCTGCCATGTGTTAGGTAGACCATAAGGACAGCACTGTAGGGGGTTATTTAGGTGGTCAAACCAGTACCCTCATGGAATTTAATGGCCCGTTGCTGGTTTTCCTCCCAAGATGGCCTGCACATTCTAGAGGTGACTGTAGTCATTACTAGAGATCATTAGAACCAGTCAGTGCTTCCCATCCTGGGTGTTCCGTGAATTAGTAAAATGCCATATACTAATTAAAGTCGGTAGGTTTATGATGTATATCTTTAATTTtcagtaattttcttctttattacaaaaaataatacatgctcagtactgaaaactggggaaaaaaatgaaagtgacaAAGAGAAACGTTGAAAATCACCTATAATTCCACCATTCAAACATAATTATagacttaaaatttttacataaaaatttgcTTGTATTACTTAAACTTTTCAACagtttgaaaagaaaattgtACCAGTTCTTCCCACCGGAGGGAAGGGCAGGTGGGGTGCTGGTTAAATGATTCCCTGATTAGGAAGGTGGGCATCCGCTGTTGGAGGTTTAGGGTAAGAGTCTGAGGTGACCTGTGGCCTGTGGTGAGACGCGGGCAAGGCTTCTCAGCCTTGTCATTTTTGACGTTTGGGCCACGAATTCTCTGCTGTGGGGCATCCTGTGCAGAGCAGGATGTTCAGCAGCATCTCTGGACTCCATTTACTGGGTGTTAGCAGTCTCCCCAACCCCCACTGAAGCTGTGAGAATCAAAAATGCCTCCAGGGGCGGCCGAGTGGCCCCTTGTCGGGAACCACTGTGTCAGGGTTTgggctggggaagaggaggaTCCTGCTGGCAGGAAGGCACAGCTGGAAAGTGAAAGACAGGTCCACGATAGAAAATTAGATGCAACGACAGTGAGATTTGGTGACACCCAGCGTCTTTGTCAGCAGTGGTTCACATTCAAACTAACAGCTGACTTTCTGCTTTTcaacaaactttttattttggaataattttagatttacaggaaaGTTGCAAAGCTAGAGAGT
This sequence is a window from Mesoplodon densirostris isolate mMesDen1 chromosome 4, mMesDen1 primary haplotype, whole genome shotgun sequence. Protein-coding genes within it:
- the TM2D3 gene encoding TM2 domain-containing protein 3 isoform X4: MAAAGGLLWGLRRLCRVLLFLSQFYILSGGGSFSVEPSQPLAQSDKDPGPTRTFTVVPRAAESTDIPPYMMKCPSNGLCSRLPADCIECKTNFSCVYGKPVTFDCTVKPSVTCVDQDFKSRKSFVLNMTCRFCWQLPETDYECSSSTSCMAVSCPRQRYTANCTVRDHIHCLGNRTFPKMLYCNWTGGYKWSTALALRFTGKLQS
- the TM2D3 gene encoding TM2 domain-containing protein 3 isoform X3 — encoded protein: MAAAGGLLWGLRRLCRVLLFLSQFYILSGGGSFSVEPSQPLAQSDKDPGPTRTFTVVPRAAESTDIPPYMMKCPSNGLCSRLPADCIECKTNFSCVYGKPVTFDCTVKPSVTCVDQDFKSRKSFVLNMTCRFCWQLPETDYECSSSTSCMAVSCPRQRYTANCTVRDHIHCLGNRTFPKMLYCNWTGGYKWSTALALRGNGRTQKK
- the TM2D3 gene encoding TM2 domain-containing protein 3 isoform X1, yielding MAAAGGLLWGLRRLCRVLLFLSQFYILSGGGSFSVEPSQPLAQSDKDPGPTRTFTVVPRAAESTDIPPYMMKCPSNGLCSRLPADCIECKTNFSCVYGKPVTFDCTVKPSVTCVDQDFKSRKSFVLNMTCRFCWQLPETDYECSSSTSCMAVSCPRQRYTANCTVRDHIHCLGNRTFPKMLYCNWTGGYKWSTALALSITLGGFGADRFYLGQWREGLGKLFSFGGLGIWTLLDVLLIGVGYVGPADGSLYI
- the TM2D3 gene encoding TM2 domain-containing protein 3 isoform X2; its protein translation is MAAAGGLLWGLRRLCRVLLFLSQFYILSGGESTDIPPYMMKCPSNGLCSRLPADCIECKTNFSCVYGKPVTFDCTVKPSVTCVDQDFKSRKSFVLNMTCRFCWQLPETDYECSSSTSCMAVSCPRQRYTANCTVRDHIHCLGNRTFPKMLYCNWTGGYKWSTALALSITLGGFGADRFYLGQWREGLGKLFSFGGLGIWTLLDVLLIGVGYVGPADGSLYI